From Nocardioides sp. HDW12B, the proteins below share one genomic window:
- a CDS encoding alkaline phosphatase PhoX, with protein MDSETPDVDRRTALRAGAAAAALAGPFAGFAAAEARPSGRKGGGRPRAVELGPVADERDGVVRLHLPKGFSYRSFHDTTTPVVLDDGTKLPGRHDGMGAFPGSGGTTTLVRNHEVNNPVGAFGPGTPYDAAAGGGTTTIRTTATGEVLSAFTSLNGTMMNCSGGQMPWGSWVTCEETVNGPDVGPDFTGAPNTTLEKPHGYVFEVPAGGQSNRQPITQAGRFAHEAVAFDPREGRLYLTEDNFGFASGYYRYTPKQNPMKTGSLDNEGVLEMLAVTNQPNAHLEGQQKPGRRYKVEWVRIDEPDVLYDYTPGETAPTANDEAIVFVGDQGRAKGAAYFSRLEGQIYEDGVVYFTSTQAGGAQESGTKADDPVRGYGKGYGQVWAYDVRSETLTCVFQSPGPEVLDFPDNVTTSRSGTLVVCEDSSGDNYLRGLTRQGRIWDIALNRLTRPDGTPRFGDEFAGSTFSADGKTLFVNIQASAGMTFAIWGPWSKIGV; from the coding sequence ATGGATTCCGAGACCCCTGACGTCGACCGCCGTACAGCGCTCCGAGCCGGTGCCGCCGCTGCCGCCCTGGCCGGACCCTTCGCCGGCTTCGCTGCCGCCGAGGCCCGCCCCTCGGGCCGCAAGGGAGGGGGCAGGCCGCGCGCTGTCGAGCTGGGACCGGTCGCCGACGAGCGCGACGGCGTCGTCCGCCTGCACCTGCCCAAGGGCTTCTCCTACCGCTCCTTCCACGACACCACCACCCCGGTCGTGCTCGACGACGGCACCAAGCTGCCCGGTCGCCACGACGGCATGGGCGCTTTCCCCGGCTCCGGCGGCACCACGACGCTGGTGCGCAACCACGAGGTCAACAACCCCGTGGGCGCCTTCGGCCCCGGCACGCCGTACGACGCCGCGGCCGGCGGTGGCACCACGACCATCCGCACCACCGCGACCGGAGAGGTGCTCAGCGCCTTCACCAGCCTCAACGGCACGATGATGAACTGCTCCGGCGGACAGATGCCCTGGGGCAGCTGGGTCACCTGCGAGGAGACCGTCAACGGTCCCGACGTCGGCCCGGACTTCACCGGTGCCCCGAACACCACCCTGGAGAAGCCGCACGGCTACGTCTTCGAGGTGCCGGCCGGTGGCCAGTCGAACCGGCAGCCGATCACGCAGGCGGGACGCTTCGCCCACGAGGCGGTCGCCTTCGACCCGCGCGAGGGGCGTCTCTACCTGACCGAGGACAACTTCGGCTTCGCCTCCGGCTACTACCGCTACACGCCGAAGCAGAACCCGATGAAGACCGGCTCCCTGGACAACGAGGGCGTCCTCGAGATGCTGGCGGTCACGAACCAGCCGAACGCCCACCTCGAGGGTCAGCAGAAGCCGGGGCGTCGCTACAAGGTCGAGTGGGTCCGCATCGACGAGCCGGACGTCCTCTACGACTACACCCCGGGCGAGACCGCGCCGACCGCGAACGACGAGGCGATCGTCTTCGTCGGCGACCAGGGCCGGGCGAAGGGCGCGGCGTACTTCTCGCGCCTGGAGGGGCAGATCTATGAGGACGGCGTCGTCTACTTCACCTCCACCCAGGCCGGCGGCGCGCAGGAGTCGGGCACCAAGGCCGACGACCCGGTGCGCGGCTACGGCAAGGGCTACGGCCAGGTCTGGGCCTACGACGTGCGCAGCGAGACGTTGACCTGCGTCTTCCAGTCCCCCGGCCCGGAGGTGCTCGACTTCCCCGACAACGTCACCACGTCGCGCAGCGGCACGCTGGTGGTCTGCGAGGACAGCAGCGGCGACAACTACCTGCGCGGGCTGACCCGCCAGGGCCGGATCTGGGACATCGCGCTCAACCGCCTGACCCGTCCCGACGGCACGCCCCGCTTCGGCGACGAGTTCGCCGGGTCGACGTTCAGCGCCGACGGGAAGACCCTGTTCGTCAACATCCAGGCCAGCGCCGGGATGACCTTCGCGATCTGGGGTCCGTGGAGCAAGATCGGCGTGTGA
- a CDS encoding FtsX-like permease family protein, whose translation MIGHWRPVLRMARRDLRRHPVRALLTCLLVALPMVAATVAALASANSEYTRDVEATEQMRQADGVAVVSSWSRLDRREALWLNTSSTGGPAQRRDAGSVEVGPLLPLGSTATAVPQQRDVPLPTGGMGLVEFADLDDPLFAGGAELTGGRAPSAPDEVAVTEAAADELGLLTSDGDPADEALLAVADGPPLEVVGVVSGADSYGPALGLVAPLDSRLAPSDPQRPRYLVELPSLPRSELKELQGSLAAAGIAFSPRDYVLHPAAWEGRGGFDVTEAPDLTHLVVGALVMLVGMLEVVLLVGAAFAIAARRQVRDLGLLAANGGARSDLRRALLAQGLVLGGVSSVVGVGLGVVAFLEGVPLWERLLDRTMYRTEVDVPTLAVVALLGVVTAVVAALLPAWSTARLSPVAALSGRFPVKPGEARAHRGAFVLLGGGLVLTLAGGWFTARAFAPRAEENPLPPFVAGLGLVLMVVGAIWATPYVVRVVAGAGKGLPLAGRYAFRDAGRHRFRSAAAVMALTITVAGAVLSGFAFSSAAAIQEQQGGYQPPNSLVLYGDDTAAATATVEEVYGPVEPVRTRGIQLPRADTPKARGVAADRSLVVPGAPQGVRITDPGSLAVLVAAADREAAVTALEDGGLVVLAGTGVPDRDVAELKARGRTTAQLAVDRLPQTTVSSGLAVDSDADLLGNAFVSEATAERVAGQALSGRGDFAQTLLVGGEPFTQDVLDRLEVYGIFGQSDDPQQLRAEQAQYLGLVVAGLLSALVVGIAVAMASAESRDDVATLAAVGAGPWRRRSLGAMHGLFLGIVGCVLGLAVGVPSGLAFTQVDGLPGVDVPWLSSLGTVASVLVLGLVAGWLVTPSRLRLTRRTA comes from the coding sequence ATGATCGGCCACTGGCGTCCGGTGCTCCGGATGGCCCGCCGTGACCTCCGCCGCCACCCGGTCCGCGCCCTGCTGACCTGCCTGCTGGTGGCCCTGCCGATGGTGGCGGCCACGGTCGCCGCGCTGGCCTCGGCCAACTCCGAGTACACCCGCGACGTCGAGGCCACCGAGCAGATGCGGCAGGCCGACGGCGTGGCCGTGGTGTCCTCCTGGTCCCGGCTCGACCGGCGCGAGGCGCTGTGGCTGAACACCTCCAGCACCGGTGGTCCCGCGCAGCGGCGCGACGCCGGCTCCGTGGAGGTCGGCCCCCTGCTGCCCCTCGGCTCCACGGCCACGGCCGTGCCGCAGCAGCGTGACGTCCCCCTGCCCACCGGGGGGATGGGCCTCGTCGAGTTCGCCGACCTCGACGACCCGCTGTTCGCCGGGGGTGCCGAGCTGACCGGGGGCCGGGCCCCCTCCGCGCCCGACGAGGTGGCCGTCACCGAGGCCGCCGCCGACGAGCTCGGGCTGCTGACGAGCGACGGCGACCCGGCCGACGAGGCCCTCCTCGCGGTCGCCGACGGACCTCCGCTGGAGGTGGTCGGGGTCGTCTCCGGCGCGGACTCCTACGGTCCGGCTCTGGGCCTCGTGGCGCCGCTCGACAGCCGCCTGGCGCCCAGCGACCCGCAGCGTCCGCGCTACCTGGTCGAGCTGCCCTCGCTGCCGCGCAGCGAGCTCAAGGAGCTGCAGGGCTCGCTGGCCGCCGCGGGGATCGCGTTCAGCCCGCGTGACTACGTGCTGCACCCCGCCGCGTGGGAGGGGCGCGGGGGCTTCGACGTCACCGAGGCTCCGGACCTGACGCACCTCGTCGTCGGTGCGCTGGTGATGCTCGTCGGGATGCTCGAGGTCGTGCTGCTGGTTGGCGCCGCCTTCGCCATCGCCGCCCGCCGCCAGGTCCGCGACCTCGGGCTGCTGGCCGCCAACGGCGGCGCCCGGTCCGACCTGCGCCGGGCCCTGCTGGCCCAGGGGCTCGTGCTCGGGGGCGTGTCCTCGGTGGTCGGCGTCGGGCTCGGCGTCGTCGCCTTCCTGGAGGGCGTGCCGCTCTGGGAGCGGCTGCTGGACCGGACGATGTACCGCACCGAGGTCGACGTACCCACGCTCGCGGTGGTCGCGCTGCTCGGCGTCGTGACCGCCGTCGTGGCGGCGCTGCTGCCGGCGTGGAGCACAGCGCGGCTCAGCCCGGTGGCGGCGCTGTCGGGGCGCTTCCCGGTCAAGCCGGGCGAGGCCCGGGCCCACCGGGGTGCGTTCGTCCTGCTCGGCGGTGGGCTGGTGCTGACCCTGGCCGGCGGCTGGTTCACCGCCCGGGCGTTCGCGCCGCGGGCCGAGGAGAACCCGCTGCCGCCGTTCGTGGCGGGACTGGGGCTGGTCCTCATGGTCGTCGGAGCGATCTGGGCGACGCCGTACGTCGTGCGCGTGGTCGCCGGTGCGGGGAAGGGGCTGCCCCTCGCGGGTCGCTACGCCTTCCGCGACGCCGGGCGGCACCGCTTCCGCTCCGCTGCGGCCGTGATGGCGCTGACCATCACCGTCGCCGGTGCCGTGCTCAGCGGCTTCGCGTTCTCCTCGGCGGCCGCGATCCAGGAGCAGCAGGGTGGCTACCAGCCCCCGAACTCGCTGGTGCTCTACGGCGACGACACCGCGGCCGCCACCGCGACCGTCGAGGAGGTCTACGGGCCGGTCGAGCCGGTCCGGACCCGCGGCATCCAGCTGCCCCGCGCCGACACCCCGAAGGCGCGAGGCGTTGCGGCCGACCGGTCCCTGGTGGTGCCCGGCGCCCCCCAGGGTGTGCGGATCACCGACCCCGGCTCGCTGGCCGTCCTCGTCGCAGCGGCGGACCGCGAGGCGGCCGTCACCGCGCTGGAGGACGGCGGACTGGTCGTCCTGGCGGGGACGGGCGTGCCCGACAGGGACGTCGCCGAGCTGAAGGCACGCGGGCGCACGACGGCGCAGCTCGCGGTGGACCGCCTTCCCCAGACCACGGTCTCCTCCGGGCTGGCGGTCGACTCCGACGCCGACCTCCTCGGCAACGCCTTCGTCAGCGAGGCCACGGCCGAGCGCGTGGCCGGCCAGGCGCTCTCCGGGCGAGGCGACTTCGCCCAGACGCTCCTGGTCGGCGGGGAGCCGTTCACCCAGGACGTGCTCGACCGGTTGGAGGTCTACGGGATCTTCGGCCAGAGCGACGACCCGCAGCAGCTGCGGGCCGAGCAGGCGCAGTACCTCGGGCTGGTGGTCGCCGGCCTGCTCAGTGCCCTCGTCGTCGGCATCGCGGTGGCGATGGCGTCGGCCGAGAGCCGCGACGACGTCGCCACGCTGGCCGCGGTCGGGGCCGGGCCGTGGCGACGGCGCTCGCTGGGCGCGATGCACGGGCTGTTCCTCGGCATCGTCGGCTGCGTGCTCGGGCTCGCGGTCGGCGTACCGTCCGGGCTGGCGTTCACCCAGGTCGACGGGCTGCCCGGCGTCGACGTCCCGTGGCTGTCGTCGCTCGGCACGGTCGCCAGCGTGCTCGTCCTCGGCCTGGTGGCCGGGTGGCTGGTGACCCCGTCGCGGCTGCGTCTGACGCGTCGGACGGCGTGA
- a CDS encoding PadR family transcriptional regulator, producing MSIKHGLLALLEREPMYGYQLRHEFDTTTGSTWPLNVGQVYTTLARLERDGLVEPQEEDAEGRVRYAITDTGRDELDAWFAHPVVTSDRPRDELAIKLALAVTVPGIDVGEVIQRQRAASITAMQDLTRLKTGGTGEISWTLVLESMRFSLEAEIRWLDHCETTLARAAHQRDATAGATTDTDPSPTRSIRTPGDRR from the coding sequence ATGTCCATCAAACACGGGTTGCTCGCCCTGCTCGAGCGGGAGCCGATGTACGGCTACCAGCTGCGTCACGAGTTCGACACCACCACCGGGTCCACCTGGCCGCTCAACGTCGGCCAGGTCTACACGACCCTGGCGCGCCTCGAGCGCGACGGACTGGTCGAGCCGCAGGAGGAGGACGCCGAGGGTCGCGTCCGCTACGCCATCACCGACACCGGGCGCGACGAGCTCGACGCGTGGTTCGCCCACCCCGTCGTGACCTCGGACCGCCCGCGCGACGAGCTGGCCATCAAGCTGGCGCTCGCGGTGACGGTGCCCGGCATCGACGTCGGCGAGGTCATCCAGCGCCAGCGCGCGGCCAGCATCACCGCCATGCAGGACCTCACCCGCCTCAAGACGGGCGGGACGGGCGAGATCTCGTGGACGCTCGTGCTGGAGTCGATGCGCTTCAGCCTGGAGGCCGAGATCCGCTGGCTCGACCACTGCGAGACCACGCTGGCGCGGGCGGCGCACCAGCGCGACGCCACGGCAGGCGCCACCACGGACACCGACCCCTCGCCGACCCGCTCGATCCGCACGCCAGGAGACCGCCGATGA
- a CDS encoding cation diffusion facilitator family transporter: MGHGHAHTTGHAAGRHRSRLAVAFALVATFFVVELVVGLTSGSLALLSDAGHMAADVVALGAALVATTVATRPDTSGRRTYGSYRAEVFASGLAVLLMLGVAVYVVLEAVARAGDEPEVSSTPMLVVGALGLAVNVAAIGLLRAGSRDSLNVRGAYLEVVADAAGSVGVIAAGVLVGLTGDAVWDTAVAVAIGVFVAVRAVPLGRQVLAVLGQHAPAGLDLDAVVADLEAVRGVEDVHDLHAWTLTSGMLVATAHLVVADTVPPQQALDAARRVLREQHGIEHATVQVETHASAECHEIDW, encoded by the coding sequence ATGGGGCACGGTCACGCGCACACCACGGGCCACGCGGCTGGGAGGCACAGGTCGCGGCTCGCTGTCGCCTTCGCGCTCGTCGCGACGTTCTTCGTCGTCGAGCTGGTCGTCGGCCTGACCTCCGGCTCGCTCGCGCTGCTCTCGGACGCCGGCCACATGGCCGCCGACGTGGTCGCGCTCGGCGCGGCCCTCGTGGCCACCACGGTGGCCACCCGTCCCGACACCAGCGGCCGCCGCACCTACGGCTCCTACCGAGCCGAGGTGTTCGCCTCCGGGTTGGCCGTGCTGCTCATGCTCGGCGTCGCGGTGTACGTCGTGCTCGAGGCGGTCGCGCGGGCGGGTGACGAGCCGGAGGTGTCCTCGACGCCGATGCTGGTGGTCGGCGCCCTCGGGCTGGCCGTCAACGTCGCCGCGATCGGGCTGCTGCGGGCCGGCTCGCGCGACTCGCTCAACGTGCGCGGCGCCTACCTCGAGGTGGTCGCCGACGCCGCCGGCAGCGTCGGGGTGATCGCCGCCGGCGTGCTCGTCGGGCTCACCGGAGACGCGGTGTGGGACACCGCGGTCGCCGTCGCGATCGGCGTCTTCGTCGCGGTCCGCGCCGTGCCGCTGGGACGTCAGGTCCTCGCCGTGCTCGGTCAGCACGCCCCCGCGGGTCTCGACCTCGACGCGGTGGTGGCCGACCTGGAGGCCGTCCGCGGGGTCGAGGACGTCCACGACCTGCACGCGTGGACGCTGACCTCCGGGATGCTCGTCGCCACGGCCCACCTGGTGGTCGCCGACACCGTCCCTCCCCAGCAGGCGCTGGACGCGGCGCGCCGGGTGCTGCGCGAGCAGCACGGCATCGAGCACGCCACCGTCCAGGTGGAGACCCACGCCTCGGCGGAGTGCCACGAGATCGACTGGTGA
- a CDS encoding phosphatase PAP2 family protein — MQREGFRFAAYVALAMGALTLVMAWIYDLPVRDPDSVAGPTWLRLPGILLLAFLADVVPRALWRARNPVRAWPHFTAVVRERWHLAHVKFALVGLGAWYLTYASFRNLKSFVPFVNTHLWDGFLEDVDRILFLGHEPAEVLHAWLGTGAAAHFLSFVYIAWIAFVPASLALALVWSRNTRAGAWYVTAIAVDWVLGAATYFAVPTLGPIYSRPEMFADLPRTDVTGLQDMMMAERHDVLVNPFTTQAVQTIAAFASLHVGICVTMCLMAELLRLHRALRVFLWVFLVLTVVATVYLGWHFAVDALGGALLGTAGVWIAAKGTGNAFRRRSPLDAVSSPAPASRS; from the coding sequence ATGCAGAGGGAGGGTTTCCGCTTCGCCGCCTACGTGGCGTTGGCCATGGGTGCCCTGACGCTGGTCATGGCCTGGATCTACGACCTCCCGGTCCGCGATCCCGACAGCGTCGCCGGACCCACCTGGCTGAGGCTGCCGGGCATCCTCCTGCTCGCCTTCCTGGCCGACGTCGTCCCCCGCGCGCTCTGGCGGGCTCGCAACCCGGTGCGGGCGTGGCCGCACTTCACCGCCGTGGTCCGCGAGCGGTGGCACCTGGCGCACGTGAAGTTCGCGCTCGTCGGCCTCGGCGCGTGGTACCTCACCTACGCGTCGTTCCGGAACCTCAAGTCCTTCGTGCCCTTCGTCAACACCCACCTGTGGGACGGCTTCCTCGAGGACGTCGACCGCATCCTCTTCCTCGGCCACGAGCCGGCCGAGGTGCTGCACGCCTGGCTCGGCACCGGCGCCGCGGCCCACTTCCTCTCCTTCGTCTACATCGCGTGGATCGCGTTCGTGCCGGCCTCGCTCGCACTCGCGCTGGTGTGGTCGCGCAACACGCGCGCCGGCGCCTGGTACGTCACCGCCATCGCGGTCGACTGGGTGCTGGGCGCCGCGACCTACTTCGCGGTCCCCACGCTCGGTCCGATCTACTCGCGCCCGGAGATGTTCGCCGACCTGCCCCGCACCGACGTGACCGGGCTGCAGGACATGATGATGGCCGAGCGGCACGACGTGCTGGTCAACCCGTTCACGACCCAGGCCGTGCAGACCATCGCCGCCTTCGCGTCCCTCCACGTCGGCATCTGCGTGACGATGTGCCTGATGGCCGAGCTGCTGCGGCTGCACCGGGCGCTGCGCGTCTTCCTCTGGGTCTTCCTCGTGCTGACCGTCGTCGCCACCGTCTACCTGGGCTGGCACTTCGCCGTGGACGCCCTCGGCGGCGCGCTGCTCGGCACGGCCGGCGTCTGGATCGCGGCCAAGGGCACGGGCAACGCGTTCCGGAGACGTTCGCCGCTGGACGCGGTCAGCTCCCCGGCGCCCGCAAGCCGCTCCTGA
- a CDS encoding DMT family transporter, translated as MADRPPETLPLVPLGAFVLVWSSGYIAGPYGVDQMAPVTLVAARFAIAAVLAAALAWALRGRPRMPLGVAARIGAVGVVMNGLQFGAMYAAFDAGLGATLGALMHSLSPVLTAVLAAVLLRERLRRVQLVGFVVGVAGVLLVLGPDVQGAGGLLGVVLGVVSTLALSLGTLGQRWIGHAPDPLWSAAVQFAAAAPPLYLAALLLEGTDVVRHPGGAVVALGYLAVVNSIVGLLLLGTLVRAGGAGAAGSVFFLMPPVTAVMAWLVLGETLTPREVVGLVVAVVGVAVATGATTRLRRRSWRAGLS; from the coding sequence GTGGCTGACCGCCCGCCGGAGACGCTGCCCCTGGTGCCGCTCGGCGCGTTCGTGCTCGTGTGGTCCTCGGGCTACATCGCCGGGCCGTACGGCGTGGACCAGATGGCCCCGGTGACCCTGGTGGCCGCCCGGTTCGCGATCGCGGCGGTGCTGGCGGCCGCGCTGGCGTGGGCGCTGCGCGGCCGGCCGCGGATGCCGCTCGGCGTCGCGGCCCGCATCGGCGCGGTCGGGGTGGTGATGAACGGCCTGCAGTTCGGCGCGATGTACGCCGCCTTCGACGCCGGCCTGGGCGCCACCCTCGGCGCCCTCATGCACTCGCTGAGCCCGGTGCTGACGGCGGTGCTGGCCGCCGTCCTGCTGCGCGAGCGGCTCCGGCGGGTCCAGCTGGTCGGCTTCGTCGTGGGGGTGGCCGGGGTGCTGCTGGTGCTCGGCCCCGACGTGCAGGGCGCGGGCGGGCTGCTCGGGGTGGTGCTGGGCGTGGTGAGCACGCTCGCGCTGAGCCTCGGCACGCTCGGGCAGCGCTGGATCGGGCACGCCCCCGACCCGCTGTGGTCGGCGGCGGTGCAGTTCGCCGCCGCCGCTCCTCCTCTCTACCTCGCGGCGCTGCTGCTCGAGGGCACCGACGTGGTCCGCCACCCCGGCGGCGCGGTGGTCGCGCTGGGCTACCTCGCGGTCGTCAACTCGATCGTGGGCCTGCTGCTGCTCGGGACGCTCGTGCGCGCCGGCGGGGCGGGCGCGGCCGGCAGCGTCTTCTTCCTCATGCCACCCGTCACCGCGGTGATGGCGTGGCTGGTGCTCGGCGAGACGCTGACGCCGCGGGAGGTGGTCGGGCTGGTGGTCGCGGTCGTCGGCGTGGCCGTCGCGACCGGCGCGACGACACGGCTGCGCCGCCGGAGCTGGCGGGCTGGCCTCTCCTGA
- a CDS encoding GNAT family N-acetyltransferase, which produces MSPPPSPDVPPDVPQVRRASYAELDPVTAYRILVLRERVFIVEQDCVYADLDGRDLEPGTVHLWIEAEPTRPAAYLRILDDGDHAAIGRVVTDPAHRGRGLAAVLVTAALEVVGDRRTEIHAQAHLRAWYARFGFLVTGDEFLEDGIPHLPMARG; this is translated from the coding sequence GTGAGCCCACCGCCGTCCCCCGACGTCCCCCCGGACGTCCCCCAGGTCCGTCGGGCGTCGTACGCCGAGCTCGACCCGGTCACGGCGTACCGCATCCTCGTGCTGCGCGAGCGGGTGTTCATCGTCGAGCAGGACTGCGTCTACGCCGACCTCGACGGCCGTGACCTCGAGCCCGGCACGGTGCACCTGTGGATCGAGGCGGAGCCCACCCGCCCGGCGGCGTACCTGCGGATCCTCGACGACGGCGACCACGCCGCCATCGGGCGTGTGGTCACCGATCCGGCCCACCGAGGACGCGGCCTGGCGGCCGTCCTGGTGACGGCCGCGCTGGAGGTGGTCGGGGACCGGCGCACCGAGATCCACGCCCAGGCCCACCTGCGGGCGTGGTACGCCCGCTTCGGCTTCCTCGTCACCGGCGACGAGTTCCTCGAGGACGGCATCCCCCACCTGCCGATGGCGCGTGGCTGA
- a CDS encoding HIT family protein encodes MTSGCLFCAIVAGEAPAHVVLDEPELVGFLDVRPVFKGHVLLVPRAHVVTLPDLPAALRDPFLEAGQRLASVMTTDLEAQGSFVAMNNTVSQSVPHLHLHVVPRTKGDGLRGFFWPRTTYADEAEAASYAERIRSGLRAPGS; translated from the coding sequence ATGACCAGCGGGTGCCTCTTCTGCGCGATCGTCGCGGGGGAGGCACCCGCTCACGTCGTGCTGGACGAGCCCGAGCTGGTCGGCTTCCTCGACGTCCGCCCGGTCTTCAAGGGTCACGTGCTGCTGGTGCCGCGCGCGCACGTCGTGACGCTGCCCGACCTGCCGGCGGCGCTGCGCGACCCGTTCCTGGAGGCGGGTCAGCGGCTGGCCTCGGTCATGACGACGGACCTGGAGGCGCAGGGGTCGTTCGTCGCGATGAACAACACCGTCTCCCAGAGCGTGCCGCACCTGCACCTGCACGTCGTACCGCGGACGAAGGGGGACGGGCTGCGGGGCTTCTTCTGGCCGCGCACGACGTACGCCGACGAGGCCGAGGCGGCGTCGTACGCCGAACGGATCAGGAGCGGCTTGCGGGCGCCGGGGAGCTGA
- a CDS encoding ABC transporter ATP-binding protein, translating to MNADLTSTPAPGQPALEIVDVSRIHGRGDAAVHALRGLHLSVQPGEMVAVMGPSGSGKSTLLNLAGGLDQATAGRVRVQGHELGSLSKGELAQVRRRMVGYVFQDYNLIPSLTAGENVALPLELDRVKARRAAELAAAALEEVGLGGLDGRFPDDLSGGQQQRVAIARAVVGERSLILADEPTGALDSDTGEQVLALLRARCDAGAAALLVTHEARHAGWADRVVFLRDGAVVDEAGSTVTPDAFLSGSGWGR from the coding sequence ATGAACGCCGACCTGACCTCCACCCCCGCGCCGGGCCAACCGGCGCTCGAGATCGTCGACGTCAGCCGCATCCACGGTCGCGGCGACGCCGCCGTCCACGCCCTGCGCGGGCTGCACCTGAGCGTGCAGCCTGGCGAGATGGTCGCCGTCATGGGCCCCTCCGGCTCCGGCAAGTCGACCCTGCTCAACCTCGCCGGTGGCCTCGACCAGGCCACCGCCGGACGCGTGCGGGTGCAGGGCCACGAGCTGGGCTCGCTGTCGAAGGGCGAGCTGGCGCAGGTGCGCCGCCGGATGGTCGGCTACGTCTTCCAGGACTACAACCTGATCCCCAGCCTGACCGCGGGCGAGAACGTCGCGCTGCCGCTGGAGCTGGACCGGGTCAAGGCCCGGCGCGCGGCCGAGCTGGCCGCCGCCGCGCTCGAGGAGGTCGGGCTGGGCGGCCTGGACGGCCGGTTCCCCGACGACCTCTCGGGCGGTCAGCAGCAGCGCGTCGCGATCGCGCGCGCCGTCGTTGGGGAGCGCAGCCTGATCCTGGCCGACGAGCCGACCGGCGCCCTGGACTCCGACACCGGCGAGCAGGTGCTCGCCCTGCTGCGCGCGCGCTGCGACGCCGGGGCGGCGGCGCTGCTGGTGACCCACGAGGCCCGCCACGCCGGCTGGGCCGACCGGGTGGTGTTCCTGCGCGACGGCGCGGTCGTCGACGAGGCGGGGTCCACCGTCACTCCCGACGCGTTCCTGTCCGGCAGCGGGTGGGGCCGGTGA
- a CDS encoding crosslink repair DNA glycosylase YcaQ family protein, translating into MADVPHLSRAEARRIAVRAQLLTLPRPTDLLATVRHLTLVQLEPTRPVAPSADLVLWSRLGAAYDVRDLRDALDEQRLVELDGVARPAEDIALFRAEMDAWPGPEPRKPWQDGLLAWVEANNACRLDLLERLRGDGPLPASQLPDTCVVPWRSSGWNNSRNVLMLLGQLAGRGEVAVAGQEGREKLWDLAERIYPDVPTVPLEEATRARDVRRLAALGIARAGRRVVPMEPVDVGEAGVTVTVEGVKGRWQVDPDELARLDAPFEGRAALLSPFDRLLADRKRTTELFAFDYVLEMYKSEAQRRWGYYALPVLHGDRLVGKLDARADRDAGVLRVAALHEDEPFDADTRDAVHEEVAALADWLGLALDLPG; encoded by the coding sequence ATGGCGGACGTCCCTCACCTGAGCCGCGCCGAGGCGCGCCGGATCGCCGTCCGCGCGCAGCTGCTGACCCTGCCCCGCCCCACCGACCTCCTCGCCACGGTGCGCCACCTGACGCTCGTGCAGCTCGAGCCGACCCGGCCGGTCGCCCCGAGCGCCGACCTCGTGCTCTGGAGCCGCCTCGGTGCGGCGTACGACGTGCGTGACCTGCGCGACGCGCTCGACGAGCAGCGGCTGGTCGAGCTCGACGGGGTGGCCCGCCCCGCGGAGGACATCGCGCTGTTCCGGGCCGAGATGGACGCCTGGCCCGGTCCGGAGCCCCGCAAGCCGTGGCAGGACGGCCTGCTGGCCTGGGTGGAGGCCAACAACGCCTGTCGCCTCGACCTGCTCGAGCGCCTCCGCGGCGACGGACCGCTGCCGGCCTCGCAGCTGCCCGACACCTGCGTGGTCCCGTGGCGCTCCAGCGGCTGGAACAACAGCCGCAACGTGCTCATGCTGCTGGGCCAGCTCGCCGGTCGCGGCGAGGTCGCCGTCGCGGGGCAGGAGGGCCGCGAGAAGCTCTGGGACCTCGCCGAGCGGATCTACCCCGACGTGCCCACGGTCCCGCTCGAGGAGGCGACCCGCGCCCGCGACGTACGCCGCCTGGCCGCCCTCGGCATCGCACGCGCCGGCCGGCGGGTGGTGCCGATGGAGCCGGTCGACGTGGGGGAGGCCGGCGTGACGGTGACCGTCGAGGGGGTGAAGGGTCGCTGGCAGGTCGACCCCGACGAGCTCGCGCGCCTCGACGCGCCCTTCGAGGGTCGGGCGGCGCTGCTGTCGCCGTTCGACCGGCTGCTGGCCGACCGCAAGCGGACGACCGAGCTGTTCGCGTTCGACTACGTGCTGGAGATGTACAAGTCGGAGGCCCAGCGGCGCTGGGGCTACTACGCCCTGCCGGTCCTCCACGGCGACCGGCTGGTCGGCAAGCTCGACGCCCGCGCCGACCGTGACGCCGGCGTGCTCCGCGTCGCCGCGCTGCACGAGGACGAGCCCTTCGACGCTGACACCCGCGACGCCGTGCACGAGGAGGTCGCTGCCCTCGCCGACTGGCTCGGTCTGGCGCTCGACCTGCCCGGCTGA